GACAGGCCGGAGACCCTTACCAACGACTTCTTCGTGAACCTGCTCGACATGGGTACCGAGTGGAAGGCCACCTCCGATGAAAACGTGTTCGAAGGGTACGATCGCGCGACGGGTAAGCTCAAATGGACCGGCACCCGGGCGGACCTAATTTTCGGGTCAAACTCACAGCTTCGGGCCATCGCCGAAGTCTACGGGAGCGACGACGCGAAGGAAAAGTTCGCGACTGATTTCATCGCGGCCTGGAACAAGGTGATGAACGCCGACCGTTTCGACATAGCCCGCCCGTAGCGGGGGACCCGGTAACGCAGATCTCCCGCGCGGAAGATCGCGAGGGAGGTCTGCGGCGAGGACGGCCTGCCGGAGGACACCTGGATATCGCCCCGCCTGTTGATGGAGGATATGGCAAGGCACGGGGAGATACTTGAGGCAATCGTCCGGTATTGCGCCCTGGAAAAAAACGGCACGCTTACCGCGTCCGGGCGCCGGAAACACGCGTATATGAAGATGCGGCTCCTCCAGGACAAGATAGAATCCATACGTATGTTCCGCAGGGAGCTTTCGTCGCCGGGATACGACGAAGCGACGCTCGAAACGCTGGACAGGGAATTAAACGGCGAAATAGAGTCGCTCGAGGCGGTCATTCGGCGATATGACAAGTCGCGCTGACACCGCGGCAAAATGACGGCATAGACAGCCTGGTACAGGAGGATGGGATGCGCGTATTGTATCGGATTTAGTTCCTGCTTCTGATAACGGCAGCCGCGGGCTGCGGCGCCGGAAAATACGGCGACATGAAAAAGCTCATGGAGGAGATCAACAGGAACAACCTGGAATTCATCACCGAGATCAGCATGGAAAAGGGCCCCGGAGACGTGGTAAGAGCGATAAACGCGTACGGGGACAAGATGAGGCCATTGACGGCAAGACTGAAAGAGCTGAACGCGAAATACCCGGAGCTGTTCGGAATGGAAGAACCGCCCGATGAGCTGAAAAGCATTATTGAGAAAAACAATGCTACCTCCCTGCGCCTGCAGGAAACGGTGGCTCCCGTTTACAAAAAATACGAATCGACACCCGATGTACGCTCGGCGCTTGATAATTTCGTACTGGGCATTGAAGGCATCGAGTAACTGTTACGAAAATAAATGCTAATGCCCTCCCCCCCCCCTGCCCCTCTCCCAAATTTTGTTTGGGGAAGGGAGAGGGGGAGTTACAACCAGATCTACTTAAAAAAGATTCCATGCTTTTGCTTCACAGAAGGCGGATTCTTCCTGAGCTTATGCATAAATGGTGATTTTGCAAAAGGTATCAAGTGTAATAGTTAAGATAATATCTGACATTGCCTTTTAATAATTAAAGGAGATGTCAGATTATGAGAATGCAGGACAGCGTGATAAAACCTAAACTCGGATTGTTGAGGCTGGCGCAGGAGATTGGGAATGTGTTGGCAGGCACGCCACAGGTAAATTCCGAAACGTGGAGACCAAAGGACGTTAGACAGCAAGCAAAGTGTAATTTATAGAGGTTCCCTATAATTTTATTTCTTGTAATTTATAGCCGAGTAGTTACGTTGTGGCAATTGAAATGCCGACGCATATTGAAGTGAAACATATCGATCCGTTTAAAATCTTTTATGAAAGAGGAAGTAAATCATTATGAATTGCCCGGTATGCAGTATTGCCTTGACCATGTCGGAACGCCAGGGTGTGGAAATCGATTTCTGCTCAAAATGCCGCGGCGTCTGGCTGGACCGGGGCGAGCTTGATAAAATTATCGAACGCGCTTCGTCGGAAATGGCGCCACCACTCCGACAGGCTTCTCAAGAAGAAAGGCGCGAACATCACCATAAAAGGAAGAAATCTTTTCTGCATGAGATTTTTGATTAACCTGTAAAGGAGAATTCGATGGAAAAATCAATGCGAACAGGCTGGATCGTCACACTGGCCGGAACCGGTATCAATCTTGCTTTGGGTATTCTTTACGCCTGGAGCGTTATCAAAAACGGCATCCCTGATTCATGGGGATGGACGAATGCCGATAAGGCCCTGCCGTATTCGGTGGCTGCGTTTTGCTTTGCACTGGCGATGGTTCCGGCAGGACGGCTGCAGGATAAAATCGGTCCCAAAAAAGTGGCCGCCATCGGAGGAATCCTGGTAGGCGCCGGATGCATTTTTACGGCTTTTTCCGGATCTTCCTTGCTTGGCTTCGTGATCGGCTTCGGAATTATGGTCGGAATGGGCATTGGCTTCGGCTATGCTTCGGCGACGCCCCCGGCGGTCAAATGGTTTCCACCGGAGAAAACAGGTTTGATTGCCGGAATCGTGGTCGCCGGCTTTGGACTCGCGTCTGTTTATATTGCTCCGCTTGCATCGGTTCTTTTAGAAGCGTTCCAGACGACAAACGTAAGCGCGTCCGGCATGCAGATCATTGAAAAAGGCGTTTCCAATACCATGCTGGTATTCGGCATTTCTTTTTTGATTGTAGTCGTCGGATTATCGCAACTTCTTAAAAATCCGCCCGCCGGATACGTAGCGCCCTCAACCCAGGCAAGCACCGGCGCAACCGCCCAGAAGAAAAATGAAATGACATGGAAACAAATGATTTCCACAGGTCAATTCTGGATTATGTGGCTGATGTATTTCGGGGCGGCGGGGGCCGGCCTGATGTTCATCAGCGTTGCCGCCGACCTCGGCAAGAAATCCCTGGGCGAACTGGCTTTCATTGCAGTGGCCGTTCTGGCGGTCGGCAATGCATGCGGCCGGATTCTTGCGGGCAGCGTTTCCGATAAAATCGGTCGGCAGTCGACATTGTTTATTGTTTTTATATTCCAGGCAGTCGTCGTGTTGCTGCTCTCTTTTGCGGCGGCAGGAGCTTCCTGGGGCGCTTTATGGCTGCCGATATTGCTCCTGGTTATTCTCATCGGCGCAAACTATGGGGCAAATCTGTCTATTTTCCCGGCTCTCACGAAAGACTATTTCGGAATGAAAAACTTCGGTCTGAATTACGGTCTGATATTCACATCCTGGGGAGCCGCCGGCCTTGCCATGCCCTGGATAAACGGCCTTGTAAGAGATATGGGGAAACCCCATCTCTCTTACTGGATCATTATAGCCACCCTGGTGGCAGGCGCTTGCCTGACGTTTGTCAGCAAAGGGCTCGCCAATAAAGATAGCGGATGGAATATGAAAAGCAACCATACTCACGCTTCCGATCTTCTGACGCGGTGATCAGCTTCGGCGTTTTTCATATCGCCGGCGATTTCCAAATGGAACCACCGGTGCAAAAGTCGTTAGTCGGCATCGTGTGGATATGGAATGATCAAATGTTTCAAATCATTTTTCGGGTTGGGATTATGAGGCAAGGCCGTCTTGCCTCATAATCCCGGTCAACCTGATGGACAGGGATGGATTAGTTTAAAACCGGGCAATCTGGAAACACAACGCACGCAAAATGCGTTTTTCTACAGGCTCGTCAGCCATGCGGTCAGGAAAAAGGTTCAACGTGAAGATTCCCCGTTGTATGAGTACCCAGCATCCCGATAATGCGTCGTTGCCATTCTTCGCGTCCTCTTCGGTTCTCTCCGGGGAGGACGAAATCCGCGAGGCCTACTACGCATTCTCGCACCTGGGATGCGACGAGCAGATGTGGGACGTCGAAGGCAAAGAAATCGACACATACGTCGTCAAGAAGCTGCTGTCCTTCTATCCCGAGTACTTTCACAATCACACCATTGGCAAGGACCTGCGCATCACGTTGCGCGCTCCGAATCCTACCGTGGAGACAGCCGAAGCCAAGATTCTGCTCGAGGTCCTCGAGAGCATCCCCAGGTCATTTGACACTGCTCGTCTTTTCTATGGATGCGACACCCCACCCATCTTTGAGGTCATCTTGCCAATGACGACTTCAGCGCGCTGCATCGACCGAATCTACCGCTATTATGCCGACCACATTATCGCGCGCCAGAAGGTACGATTCCGCAATAACGACATCACAATCGCTGAATGGATTGGGGACTTCCTGCCGACCGAGATTCAGGTCATCCCGCTTTTTGAAGACGTGCCGACAATGCTCAAAGCGGACGAAATCGTCGCGGAGTATCTGAGCGACAAGCG
Above is a window of Spirochaetota bacterium DNA encoding:
- a CDS encoding OFA family MFS transporter gives rise to the protein MEKSMRTGWIVTLAGTGINLALGILYAWSVIKNGIPDSWGWTNADKALPYSVAAFCFALAMVPAGRLQDKIGPKKVAAIGGILVGAGCIFTAFSGSSLLGFVIGFGIMVGMGIGFGYASATPPAVKWFPPEKTGLIAGIVVAGFGLASVYIAPLASVLLEAFQTTNVSASGMQIIEKGVSNTMLVFGISFLIVVVGLSQLLKNPPAGYVAPSTQASTGATAQKKNEMTWKQMISTGQFWIMWLMYFGAAGAGLMFISVAADLGKKSLGELAFIAVAVLAVGNACGRILAGSVSDKIGRQSTLFIVFIFQAVVVLLLSFAAAGASWGALWLPILLLVILIGANYGANLSIFPALTKDYFGMKNFGLNYGLIFTSWGAAGLAMPWINGLVRDMGKPHLSYWIIIATLVAGACLTFVSKGLANKDSGWNMKSNHTHASDLLTR
- a CDS encoding zf-TFIIB domain-containing protein; protein product: MNCPVCSIALTMSERQGVEIDFCSKCRGVWLDRGELDKIIERASSEMAPPLRQASQEERREHHHKRKKSFLHEIFD